From one Gracilibacillus salinarum genomic stretch:
- the tnpC gene encoding IS66 family transposase — MSSVDALTQVIQAQAKQIDQLTAQLAHQANELKLLREQAEYLTQKLFGKSKESIPTDDNQLSLFDAPEAPVPLEEEKETITYHRKKSKGRKQAILHQFSEHPVHHELVGDACACPTCETTMKEIGSYPVREELVYIPAQLNRHVHYQHAYKCEGCSQKGMTDKIVKAPVPKAPMDNSLGSASIIAQTIHQKFSLKVPAYRQEEDWHRMGLPITRQHITNWHIKVSQYYLEPFYQVLKEKLVEQDILHADETSYHVLESDTKKTYYWTFLSGKHSEHPITLYHHDASRGSHVAKDFLSHYKGYVHCDMWSAYQALEEAELAGCWAHVRRKFWEAMPKDCPADAVSRQGVEACDRFFRYERSWESLSPNDRLKKREEVLQPEMDNFFGWLRAQPVLSGSKLGTAIEYALKYEATFRTVLKDNRLVLDNNRAERAMKAFVTGRKNWLFSATFEGAKAAAVIMSLIETAKQNNLIPETYITYLLEELPNLEILADSGKLEAYLPWHPTVQARCQKNRKLKRNEQEHTQHIR; from the coding sequence ATGAGTTCCGTCGATGCTTTAACGCAAGTCATCCAAGCGCAAGCGAAACAAATAGACCAATTAACGGCTCAACTCGCTCATCAAGCGAATGAGTTGAAATTGTTGCGTGAACAAGCAGAGTACTTAACGCAAAAGCTATTTGGAAAGTCAAAAGAATCCATTCCCACAGATGATAACCAGCTTTCGTTATTTGACGCACCGGAAGCACCGGTACCCTTGGAAGAAGAAAAGGAAACCATTACATATCATCGAAAAAAGTCTAAAGGCAGAAAACAAGCTATTTTACATCAATTTTCGGAACATCCTGTTCATCATGAACTGGTTGGGGATGCTTGTGCATGCCCAACTTGTGAGACAACCATGAAAGAGATAGGAAGTTATCCCGTGCGAGAAGAACTGGTTTATATCCCAGCTCAGCTCAACCGGCATGTCCACTACCAACACGCCTATAAATGTGAGGGTTGTTCTCAAAAAGGAATGACAGATAAGATTGTCAAAGCGCCTGTTCCGAAAGCACCGATGGATAATAGCTTGGGTTCTGCCTCTATTATTGCTCAAACGATTCATCAGAAATTTTCGTTAAAAGTACCCGCGTACCGCCAGGAAGAGGATTGGCATCGGATGGGATTACCGATTACGCGACAACATATTACCAACTGGCATATCAAAGTCTCTCAATATTATTTAGAACCGTTTTATCAGGTATTGAAAGAAAAGCTGGTGGAACAAGATATCTTACATGCGGATGAAACCTCTTATCACGTATTGGAAAGTGATACAAAAAAGACGTACTACTGGACCTTTTTAAGTGGTAAACATAGCGAGCACCCCATCACCCTTTATCATCATGATGCAAGTCGGGGATCGCATGTCGCCAAAGACTTCCTCTCCCATTATAAGGGATATGTTCATTGTGATATGTGGTCCGCTTATCAAGCCTTAGAGGAGGCAGAATTAGCTGGCTGTTGGGCGCATGTACGCCGTAAATTCTGGGAAGCGATGCCGAAAGATTGTCCGGCCGATGCGGTAAGTCGACAAGGGGTAGAAGCTTGTGATCGGTTCTTTCGATATGAACGATCGTGGGAATCGCTATCACCGAACGATCGGCTGAAAAAGCGAGAAGAAGTCCTTCAACCAGAAATGGATAACTTCTTCGGTTGGTTGCGTGCACAACCCGTCCTCTCTGGCAGTAAATTAGGAACGGCCATTGAGTATGCACTGAAATATGAAGCTACTTTCCGCACTGTATTAAAAGATAATCGATTAGTGCTTGATAACAATCGAGCAGAACGTGCGATGAAAGCTTTCGTGACAGGTCGGAAAAATTGGTTGTTCAGCGCTACCTTTGAAGGAGCAAAGGCAGCAGCCGTTATCATGAGTCTCATCGAAACAGCGAAACAAAACAACCTGATTCCGGAAACCTATATTACATATTTACTTGAAGAACTACCAAACCTAGAGATCCTTGCCGATTCTGGGAAATTGGAAGCTTATTTGCCATGGCATCCGACAGTACAAGCTCGCTGCCAAAAAAATAGGAAACTGAAACGAAATGAACAGGAGCATACCCAACACATTCGCTAA
- a CDS encoding glycerol-3-phosphate dehydrogenase/oxidase encodes MTFSSKQRTEMYQEMKKEQLDMVVIGGGITGAGIALDAVMRGLKVAVVEMQDFAAGTSSRSTKLVHGGLRYLKQFEVKMVAEVGKEREIVYENGPHVTVPEWMMLPFYDQGTFGPFSTNIGLRVYDFLAGVKKSERRKMLNSQEAIKREPLLKENGLKGAGYYVEYRTDDARLTMEVMKKAVEKGALSINYTKVTELLYEHGKVTGVEVTDQLTDETHELDAKYIVNAAGPWVDTIREKDQSKKGKTLQLTKGIHLVFDHSRFPLEQAIYFDTPDGRMVFAIPRDGKAYVGTTDTVYEGNIAHPTMTEADRDYVLNAIDFMFPDLKITADDVESSWSGLRPLIHEEGKDPSEISRKDEIFESDSGLISIAGGKLTGYRKMAEHVVNVIHDKMVEAERKVFYPSDTKKLPISGGDVGGSAGFKQFKEEQIPKGVELGLTTEEAEMLVQRYGSNVETVFDYYQQAVKNPGELGALTSAMLTYSLEHEAACKPVDFFIRRTGALFFDINWVQQEKDAVIKEMEQQLGWTALQTTEYTKELDQLLYEAVHPKTS; translated from the coding sequence ATGACTTTTTCAAGTAAACAACGAACAGAAATGTACCAAGAGATGAAAAAAGAACAATTGGACATGGTCGTTATTGGTGGAGGTATCACTGGTGCAGGAATTGCATTGGACGCAGTCATGCGCGGGCTGAAAGTAGCTGTCGTAGAAATGCAGGATTTTGCGGCAGGTACCTCGAGCCGCTCCACTAAGCTAGTACATGGTGGGTTGCGTTATTTAAAACAATTTGAAGTGAAGATGGTAGCTGAAGTTGGAAAAGAGCGTGAAATTGTATACGAAAATGGTCCACATGTTACGGTTCCTGAATGGATGATGTTGCCATTTTATGATCAAGGAACATTTGGTCCGTTTTCCACTAATATCGGATTACGGGTTTATGATTTTCTCGCAGGTGTCAAGAAATCAGAGCGCCGCAAAATGTTAAACAGTCAGGAAGCAATCAAACGCGAACCACTCTTGAAAGAAAATGGCTTAAAAGGTGCCGGTTATTATGTAGAGTATCGTACAGATGATGCTCGTTTAACGATGGAAGTCATGAAAAAAGCGGTGGAGAAAGGTGCTCTATCGATCAATTATACCAAGGTGACGGAATTACTTTATGAGCACGGCAAGGTTACTGGTGTAGAAGTAACAGATCAATTGACTGATGAGACACATGAACTTGATGCAAAATATATCGTGAACGCCGCTGGTCCATGGGTAGATACAATCCGTGAGAAAGATCAGTCTAAGAAGGGCAAAACGTTACAATTAACAAAAGGGATTCACCTTGTATTCGATCATTCACGCTTTCCATTAGAACAAGCGATCTACTTCGATACACCTGATGGCCGGATGGTGTTTGCTATTCCACGTGATGGAAAAGCCTATGTTGGTACGACAGATACGGTGTATGAAGGTAATATTGCACATCCAACAATGACGGAGGCAGACCGTGATTATGTCTTAAATGCAATTGATTTCATGTTCCCTGATTTGAAGATAACGGCGGATGATGTCGAATCAAGCTGGTCTGGTTTACGTCCATTGATTCATGAAGAGGGCAAAGACCCGTCTGAGATTTCACGTAAAGATGAGATTTTTGAATCAGATTCAGGCCTTATTTCTATTGCAGGTGGTAAGTTAACCGGGTACCGAAAAATGGCTGAACATGTTGTGAATGTTATTCATGATAAAATGGTAGAAGCTGAACGTAAAGTGTTTTATCCAAGTGATACGAAAAAATTGCCGATCTCTGGCGGTGATGTTGGAGGCTCTGCAGGATTCAAACAATTTAAGGAAGAACAAATTCCAAAAGGTGTAGAACTTGGCCTGACGACGGAAGAAGCGGAAATGCTCGTCCAACGCTATGGTTCAAATGTTGAGACAGTATTTGATTATTATCAGCAAGCAGTGAAAAATCCTGGTGAACTGGGAGCCTTAACAAGTGCTATGCTTACCTACAGTTTAGAACACGAAGCGGCATGTAAACCGGTTGACTTTTTCATTCGCAGAACAGGTGCGTTGTTCTTTGATATTAATTGGGTACAACAAGAAAAGGATGCTGTGATAAAAGAAATGGAACAGCAATTAGGATGGACAGCATTACAAACGACAGAGTATACAAAGGAATTAGATCAACTGCTCTATGAAGCCGTACATCCAAAAACGTCGTGA
- a CDS encoding Gfo/Idh/MocA family protein encodes MMNQKISVVLVGIGGYGNVYLRNLFSGEFESAFVAGVVDVSPERSDYHQEIIDKKIPIYDSLEQFYQEHQADLAIISTPIHLHKQQACLAMEKGSHVLCEKPATANPAHLQEMIDTRDRTGKRLAIGFNWCFIESIQKLKQAILDGDFGKPLRMKSVVLWPRNADYFNRSSWAGKKYSPDGEMIFDSVANNATAHFLLHLLYLAGDTIETSAEIEQLSAELYRANPIETFDTCAVHLYTKNNVEMIYLATHAVEDEHEPKYQMEFENATITYHPEESENEIIVKWKDGREKIYHDDPEKKHNAKLGVMLEAIQNEQQSILCGPEAARAHVNAIYGMHQSVKDIPHFPKDVIEYHEDRKLTTVENLDSIFTQCYDQFCLPNDLGVEWSQTGEIIKF; translated from the coding sequence ATGATGAATCAAAAAATTTCTGTTGTATTAGTTGGTATAGGGGGATATGGAAACGTATATTTACGCAATTTATTTAGTGGTGAATTTGAAAGCGCATTCGTTGCAGGGGTTGTCGATGTTAGTCCCGAACGGTCTGATTACCATCAGGAAATTATCGATAAAAAGATACCAATCTATGATTCTTTGGAGCAATTCTATCAAGAGCATCAAGCAGATCTGGCTATCATTTCTACACCGATCCATTTACATAAACAGCAAGCTTGTTTAGCCATGGAAAAGGGCAGTCATGTTCTGTGTGAAAAACCAGCAACAGCTAATCCAGCACATTTGCAAGAAATGATTGATACAAGAGATCGAACAGGAAAGCGGTTGGCTATCGGTTTTAACTGGTGCTTTATTGAATCCATACAAAAGTTAAAACAAGCCATTTTGGACGGTGATTTCGGAAAACCGCTACGCATGAAAAGTGTAGTGCTGTGGCCTAGAAATGCTGATTATTTCAACCGTTCAAGCTGGGCTGGCAAAAAATATAGTCCAGATGGAGAAATGATTTTTGACAGTGTGGCTAATAATGCCACCGCTCATTTCCTTCTTCACCTCCTCTACTTAGCAGGAGATACTATCGAGACAAGCGCAGAAATCGAGCAATTATCAGCAGAGTTATATCGTGCTAACCCGATCGAAACATTTGATACATGTGCGGTTCATCTTTATACGAAAAACAATGTAGAAATGATTTACTTAGCCACCCATGCTGTGGAAGATGAACATGAGCCAAAATATCAGATGGAGTTTGAAAATGCGACGATTACGTATCACCCTGAAGAGAGCGAAAATGAAATAATTGTAAAATGGAAAGACGGCAGAGAAAAAATTTATCATGATGATCCCGAGAAGAAACATAATGCCAAACTGGGGGTTATGTTAGAAGCGATACAAAACGAGCAGCAAAGTATTTTATGTGGCCCAGAAGCAGCCCGTGCTCATGTGAACGCGATTTATGGCATGCATCAATCCGTAAAGGACATTCCTCATTTCCCTAAGGATGTGATTGAGTATCATGAAGATCGCAAATTAACAACCGTCGAAAATCTAGACAGCATTTTCACACAATGCTATGACCAATTCTGCCTGCCGAACGACCTTGGCGTGGAGTGGAGTCAAACGGGTGAAATTATCAAATTTTAA
- a CDS encoding MIP/aquaporin family protein, producing the protein MSEFLAELIGTMILIILGGGVVGGVSLKKSKAEGGGWIVVTLGWGLGVAMGVYAVGSVSDAHINPAVTLGFASIGEFPWEKVPMYILAQMIGAIIGGVIVFFQYLPHWKETDDPAAKLSVFATDPAIKSAPANLVSEMIGTFVLVMGLLFIGANDFTEGLNPAIVGLLIVAIGLSLGGPTGYAINPARDLGPRIAHAFLPIIGKGDSNWKYAAIPVLGPIIGGVYGAVFYKAFFEGDFTPLFWIMSLVVLILLGVALADEQKKQHTQLAVSKQSSQETSYTNH; encoded by the coding sequence ATGTCTGAGTTTCTAGCAGAATTAATCGGAACCATGATCTTAATTATACTAGGTGGTGGCGTAGTCGGCGGTGTGTCGCTAAAGAAATCGAAAGCAGAAGGAGGCGGATGGATTGTCGTTACACTAGGATGGGGACTTGGTGTAGCAATGGGGGTGTATGCAGTTGGAAGCGTATCCGATGCTCACATTAACCCGGCGGTAACTTTAGGATTTGCCAGTATCGGAGAATTTCCTTGGGAAAAAGTGCCGATGTATATTTTAGCCCAAATGATTGGTGCCATTATTGGTGGTGTTATTGTCTTCTTTCAATACCTGCCACATTGGAAAGAAACGGATGATCCAGCAGCAAAATTATCCGTTTTTGCAACGGATCCTGCGATAAAAAGTGCGCCTGCGAACCTAGTTAGTGAAATGATCGGGACATTTGTCTTAGTAATGGGTTTGCTGTTCATTGGTGCAAACGATTTTACGGAAGGGCTAAATCCAGCAATTGTCGGGCTGCTGATTGTTGCAATCGGTTTATCCCTAGGTGGACCGACGGGTTATGCCATTAATCCGGCTCGTGATTTAGGACCAAGAATTGCACATGCTTTTTTACCGATTATCGGAAAAGGAGATTCCAATTGGAAATATGCCGCAATACCGGTACTAGGGCCAATCATTGGTGGTGTCTATGGAGCTGTTTTTTATAAAGCATTTTTTGAAGGCGATTTTACACCATTGTTTTGGATAATGTCTTTAGTGGTACTAATACTACTAGGAGTAGCATTAGCCGACGAACAAAAAAAACAACATACGCAATTGGCAGTATCTAAGCAGTCTTCTCAAGAAACAAGCTATACAAATCATTAA
- the dhaK gene encoding dihydroxyacetone kinase subunit DhaK — protein MKKVINHTDAVVEEMLDGFVKAHSNTLKRLPDTTVVVRKDAPVSGKVGIVSGGGSGHEPAHAGYVGKGMLDAAVAGEVFTSPTPDQVLEAIKAVDSGEGVLLIIKNYTGDVMNFDMAAELAEAEGITVEKVIVNDDVAVEDSTFTSGRRGIAGTVFVHKVAGAVADTNAPLSEVKAAAENVKNNVRSMGVALSPCTVPASGKPSFTLEEDEMEIGTGIHGEPGIERVPLQSADRIAHTLLEKILADHDYDNSEVAVMINGMGATPEMELYIVYRQVAGLLKERGITIYANWVGEYMTSLEMAGFSITVLKVDDQIKSALSAKTDAPAF, from the coding sequence TTGAAGAAAGTGATAAATCATACGGATGCAGTAGTGGAAGAAATGCTTGATGGATTTGTGAAAGCTCATAGTAACACCTTGAAACGATTACCGGATACAACTGTAGTGGTGAGGAAAGATGCTCCGGTATCCGGAAAAGTAGGCATTGTCAGTGGTGGCGGAAGCGGGCATGAGCCAGCCCATGCTGGTTATGTAGGTAAGGGTATGCTCGATGCCGCTGTTGCAGGAGAAGTTTTTACATCTCCGACACCAGATCAAGTATTAGAAGCCATCAAGGCTGTTGATAGTGGAGAAGGCGTCTTGCTCATTATTAAGAACTATACAGGTGATGTGATGAACTTTGATATGGCGGCAGAATTGGCGGAGGCAGAAGGAATTACAGTTGAGAAAGTAATCGTAAATGATGATGTAGCCGTGGAGGACAGTACGTTTACCTCTGGCAGAAGAGGAATTGCCGGAACAGTCTTTGTTCATAAAGTAGCTGGGGCAGTTGCAGATACAAATGCCCCATTATCGGAAGTGAAAGCAGCTGCAGAAAATGTAAAGAATAATGTGCGTTCCATGGGTGTTGCGTTATCACCATGTACCGTCCCAGCTTCAGGAAAACCAAGCTTTACACTGGAAGAAGATGAAATGGAAATAGGTACTGGTATCCATGGAGAACCAGGAATAGAACGTGTACCACTCCAGTCAGCAGATCGTATTGCACATACGCTTTTGGAAAAAATTCTGGCAGATCATGATTATGATAATAGTGAAGTTGCTGTTATGATCAACGGAATGGGCGCTACACCTGAGATGGAGCTCTATATCGTGTATCGGCAAGTTGCTGGATTACTAAAGGAAAGAGGAATTACGATTTATGCAAACTGGGTTGGTGAATACATGACATCTCTAGAGATGGCTGGATTCTCTATTACTGTTTTAAAAGTGGACGATCAGATTAAATCCGCATTGTCAGCAAAAACAGATGCACCAGCTTTTTGA
- the tnpB gene encoding IS66 family insertion sequence element accessory protein TnpB (TnpB, as the term is used for proteins encoded by IS66 family insertion elements, is considered an accessory protein, since TnpC, encoded by a neighboring gene, is a DDE family transposase.), with translation MIVNVEDAKRCYIVCGKTDMRYGIDSLAYTVQSQFDLDPFQDALFFFCGNKQDRFKALYWDGEGFWLLYKRFENGQLKWPRTIREARSLTAQQVDWLLRGFAIDPPIKEASHRVFY, from the coding sequence TTGATTGTAAATGTAGAGGATGCGAAAAGATGTTATATCGTATGTGGTAAAACGGATATGCGCTATGGCATTGATTCATTAGCTTATACCGTCCAATCACAGTTTGACTTAGATCCATTCCAGGATGCTTTGTTTTTCTTTTGTGGGAACAAACAAGATCGCTTTAAAGCACTCTATTGGGATGGGGAGGGTTTTTGGTTACTGTATAAGCGGTTTGAGAACGGCCAATTAAAATGGCCTCGAACCATAAGAGAAGCGAGATCATTGACGGCCCAACAAGTGGATTGGTTACTGCGTGGTTTCGCTATAGATCCGCCGATAAAAGAGGCGTCTCACCGTGTCTTTTATTAA
- the glpK gene encoding glycerol kinase GlpK has translation MEKYILSIDQGTTSSRAIIFNQEGEIVEVGQREFEQFFQKSGWVEHDANEIWTSVLACISEALRKADIEASQIAGIGITNQRETTVVWDKKTGKPIYKAVVWQSRQTEGICRELREAGHQDTFRQKTGLLIDAYFSGTKVKWILDNVDGAREKADNGELLFGTIDTWLIYKLTGGNEHVTDYSNASRTLMYNIYDLKWDDELLDILGVPKSMLPEVKSSSEVYGETVDYHFFGQNVPIAGAAGDQQAALFGQAIFEKGMVKNTYGTGCFMLMHTGEEPVRSNNGLLTTLACGVDGKVEYALEGSIFVAGSAVQWLRDGLRMFHSSKDSEKYASRVESAEGVYMVPAFVGLGTPYWDSDARGAAFGLTRGTKKEHFIRATLESIAYQTKDVLKAMIEDSDLDVTSLRVDGGAVANDFLMQFQSDILDVPVERPEVIETTALGAAYLAGLAVGYWDDREAIKTQWDVNKRFEPNMKNEEREKLYTGWKKAVEATRVFK, from the coding sequence ATGGAGAAATATATTTTATCAATTGATCAGGGAACAACTAGTTCAAGAGCGATTATTTTTAATCAAGAAGGAGAAATTGTAGAGGTAGGACAGCGTGAGTTTGAACAATTTTTTCAGAAATCAGGCTGGGTAGAGCACGATGCAAATGAAATCTGGACTTCTGTATTGGCGTGTATTTCTGAAGCATTAAGAAAAGCTGATATTGAGGCATCACAAATTGCAGGTATTGGCATTACCAATCAACGCGAAACAACAGTGGTTTGGGATAAGAAAACGGGGAAGCCTATCTATAAAGCAGTTGTATGGCAGTCGCGACAAACGGAAGGTATTTGCCGCGAATTAAGAGAAGCTGGTCACCAGGATACTTTTCGTCAAAAGACCGGATTACTAATAGACGCTTATTTTTCCGGTACGAAAGTGAAATGGATTTTAGACAACGTGGATGGAGCCAGAGAAAAAGCAGACAATGGAGAGTTGTTATTCGGAACAATTGACACGTGGTTAATTTATAAATTAACAGGTGGTAACGAGCATGTAACGGATTATTCCAATGCTTCACGTACGCTTATGTATAACATATACGACCTTAAATGGGATGATGAATTGTTGGATATTCTCGGTGTACCTAAGAGCATGCTTCCTGAGGTGAAATCTTCTTCTGAGGTGTATGGGGAAACAGTGGATTATCATTTCTTTGGTCAGAACGTACCAATCGCTGGGGCAGCTGGTGATCAGCAGGCAGCATTGTTTGGTCAGGCCATCTTTGAAAAAGGAATGGTAAAAAATACTTATGGAACCGGGTGTTTTATGCTGATGCATACCGGTGAAGAGCCCGTTCGCTCTAACAATGGTTTATTAACCACATTAGCATGTGGAGTAGATGGAAAAGTAGAATATGCACTTGAAGGTAGTATTTTTGTTGCCGGTTCAGCTGTTCAATGGTTACGTGATGGCTTAAGAATGTTTCATTCATCCAAAGACTCGGAAAAATATGCGTCACGAGTGGAATCAGCAGAAGGGGTATATATGGTGCCAGCTTTCGTAGGGCTTGGAACTCCGTACTGGGACAGTGATGCGCGTGGAGCGGCATTTGGCTTAACACGTGGAACGAAGAAAGAACATTTTATTCGTGCGACATTAGAATCAATTGCTTATCAGACAAAGGACGTTCTTAAAGCAATGATAGAAGATTCTGATCTAGACGTGACATCATTACGTGTAGATGGTGGTGCAGTAGCCAATGATTTTCTTATGCAATTTCAAAGTGACATATTAGACGTACCTGTGGAAAGACCAGAAGTGATTGAAACGACTGCATTAGGTGCAGCCTACTTAGCAGGGCTAGCTGTCGGTTACTGGGATGACAGAGAAGCAATCAAAACACAATGGGATGTAAATAAACGGTTCGAACCGAATATGAAGAACGAAGAAAGAGAAAAATTATATACAGGCTGGAAAAAAGCAGTAGAAGCAACAAGAGTATTCAAATAA
- a CDS encoding glycerol-3-phosphate responsive antiterminator, translated as MELQGVLPAVRKMKDFEVLLKNDEQSLIILLETRIAQLPQLVHYAKKRGKRVLVHADLINGLKVDQYGMEFLVRQIKVDGIVSTRASVIALAKKNGIVAIQRLFAIDSSAVTKNIALITKSKPDYIEVLPGIIPSVISEIAEETKIPVIAGGLIKTEEEIASAMQSGAVAVTTSRRSLW; from the coding sequence ATGGAGCTGCAAGGGGTTTTGCCAGCAGTGCGAAAAATGAAAGATTTTGAAGTTTTGTTAAAAAATGACGAGCAGTCTTTAATTATCTTATTGGAAACAAGAATAGCACAATTACCACAACTGGTTCATTATGCTAAAAAGAGAGGAAAGCGTGTTTTGGTCCACGCTGATCTTATTAATGGATTGAAGGTTGATCAATATGGCATGGAATTTCTTGTGCGCCAGATCAAAGTAGATGGTATCGTTTCCACCAGAGCTAGCGTGATTGCTTTGGCTAAGAAAAATGGTATTGTAGCCATTCAAAGATTGTTTGCTATTGATAGTTCTGCAGTTACTAAAAATATTGCGTTAATAACAAAGTCGAAACCTGATTATATCGAAGTGTTACCAGGTATAATCCCATCGGTAATCAGTGAAATAGCAGAGGAAACAAAAATCCCAGTTATAGCAGGAGGATTAATCAAAACGGAAGAGGAGATTGCCAGCGCTATGCAAAGTGGAGCGGTCGCTGTTACGACATCTCGCCGGTCTTTATGGTGA
- a CDS encoding helix-turn-helix transcriptional regulator — MLKDVRMEPYGIQLYESKHTGGDRIEEHHHQVYQLIYALEGTGKIILDGKEFQFEQDHLSFITPLTSHAIVSNHKLTVLVLAFDGRIINSSNRALFDKTLYESKFIGLNPFNSSEIRQLLRTMLYEQANPSLHQETALQTFLSHLLLLIARGEQHSETVDANTLRSERLKEYIDSHYFDWIHAEDLAARLGMSTRHMNTIFKETYQITPIQYLTEVRIGLAKKMLAETEKDIASICFEVGFESISTFYRTFKNSTDISPHKYRTKQRHMEQLPETHD; from the coding sequence ATGTTAAAAGATGTCAGAATGGAACCATACGGAATTCAATTATACGAGAGTAAACATACAGGCGGAGACAGAATTGAAGAGCATCATCATCAGGTGTACCAGCTGATTTATGCACTCGAAGGAACGGGTAAGATCATACTGGACGGAAAAGAGTTTCAATTCGAACAAGATCATTTGAGTTTTATTACGCCGTTAACCTCTCATGCGATCGTGTCTAATCATAAATTAACGGTTCTGGTATTAGCATTTGATGGACGTATCATCAATAGCAGTAATCGAGCCTTGTTCGATAAAACGTTATACGAGTCGAAATTCATCGGATTAAATCCATTTAACAGTAGTGAAATCCGCCAGCTATTAAGGACGATGTTATATGAACAGGCGAATCCAAGCTTACATCAAGAAACGGCGTTGCAAACCTTTCTCTCCCATCTGCTGCTTTTAATCGCACGTGGAGAGCAGCACTCCGAGACGGTTGATGCTAATACTTTACGTTCTGAAAGGTTAAAAGAATACATTGACAGTCATTACTTTGATTGGATTCATGCTGAAGATTTGGCAGCGAGACTGGGAATGAGTACGAGACACATGAATACCATTTTCAAAGAAACCTATCAAATTACTCCTATACAATATTTAACGGAAGTACGGATCGGATTGGCAAAGAAAATGCTCGCAGAGACCGAGAAAGATATCGCTTCGATCTGTTTCGAGGTAGGCTTTGAATCGATCTCTACCTTTTACCGGACGTTCAAAAACAGTACCGATATATCGCCACATAAATATCGGACGAAACAACGCCATATGGAACAGTTACCAGAGACACATGACTAA
- the dhaL gene encoding dihydroxyacetone kinase subunit DhaL, with product MMILTVEKTKQWMKEIHKRMETNKEQLTALDQAIGDGDHGINMARGFGEVVAKIDGTEYDSVADVLKSAAMTLTAKVGGASGPLYGTAFLKMATALQGQEVNQQNLKAATDQALEGIKMRGNAEFGEKTLYDVWYQVAEFLGSEKVEDWQEMLEVCQATIEDTRELKATKGRASYLNERSRGHVDPGSMSSFYIFEALATVIEMED from the coding sequence ATGATGATATTGACGGTGGAAAAGACAAAACAATGGATGAAAGAAATTCATAAAAGAATGGAAACGAACAAAGAACAATTAACCGCCTTAGATCAGGCAATCGGTGATGGAGATCATGGAATTAACATGGCACGGGGCTTCGGTGAAGTAGTGGCAAAAATTGATGGTACAGAATATGATTCAGTCGCAGATGTATTAAAATCTGCAGCGATGACATTAACAGCTAAAGTTGGAGGTGCCTCCGGTCCACTTTATGGCACAGCTTTTTTGAAAATGGCAACAGCATTGCAAGGGCAAGAAGTAAATCAACAAAATCTTAAAGCTGCAACAGATCAGGCATTGGAGGGGATAAAAATGCGTGGCAATGCCGAATTTGGAGAAAAAACGTTATATGATGTATGGTATCAGGTGGCTGAATTCCTAGGTAGCGAAAAAGTAGAAGATTGGCAGGAAATGCTCGAGGTATGTCAGGCAACGATTGAAGATACACGTGAGCTGAAGGCGACTAAAGGCAGGGCTTCTTATTTAAATGAGCGCTCCCGTGGGCACGTAGATCCCGGTTCTATGTCATCTTTTTATATTTTTGAAGCACTGGCAACGGTTATCGAAATGGAGGACTAA
- the dhaM gene encoding dihydroxyacetone kinase phosphoryl donor subunit DhaM, which translates to MADKVGLVIISHSKKIGEGVCDLISQVISDVPIAIAAGTDDGEIGTSMELIGKAIEDVDQGKGVILLYDLGSAKMNAEMAIEFSERDQIKLANHVPLVEGAYIAAVEANMGYSLEKIMKSLTKLELEDM; encoded by the coding sequence ATGGCGGACAAAGTAGGACTTGTTATCATTTCTCACAGTAAGAAGATAGGAGAGGGTGTCTGCGACTTGATCAGTCAAGTCATCTCAGATGTTCCCATTGCTATTGCTGCAGGAACAGACGATGGAGAAATTGGAACAAGTATGGAGTTAATCGGTAAGGCAATTGAGGATGTGGATCAAGGGAAAGGTGTCATTCTTCTCTATGATTTGGGCAGTGCAAAAATGAATGCGGAAATGGCCATCGAATTTTCCGAACGTGACCAAATCAAACTTGCAAATCACGTTCCTTTAGTAGAAGGAGCATACATTGCCGCAGTCGAGGCTAATATGGGCTATTCTTTAGAGAAAATTATGAAGAGCCTAACGAAGCTTGAGTTAGAAGATATGTAA